Proteins encoded within one genomic window of Rhinoderma darwinii isolate aRhiDar2 chromosome 5, aRhiDar2.hap1, whole genome shotgun sequence:
- the PP2D1 gene encoding protein phosphatase 2C-like domain-containing protein 1 — translation MRKFLPTIVESSNVDLQTPVDNNEQISQMNEVWLPCSECQERVNLCSLINHKQCHKANNVLGCKPEDDPSNLHILTVQRKKMISRIESSSEYKHREHQKINQSYETLKGKRLSLAPYTSRLYMPSEASCHVYDMDGNSSLVKSIVICSDKNTSWQSYMEDSFTVLGNYGQRQNTCFVGIFDGCHGNVAAFTAAAEFPILLLDQISAVDSSYKLNEEESFFIRSFDTVFKEHYKETEHIFSIENKRGVKETDVEGIHRAYAKAFWRMDRMLRLGRKESSKSRWSGCSAVTCLIDGITITDTQMLTEKNKKRLGMLHVANIGNIKAVLCKNGKTYCLTRDHSTANGQERKLVFESGGSVSSNENCGLIEGFSRVTRGLGFHGDPQLKNSVIPAPYTISIPIYNTCQFLILASGGLWEVLSTKEVVTMAQDLLTTFLTCPHDANPGHVRTEEDVRSDDIKGGQYDISKSSKYLCQSHIKPDILGNKSDETKADNTGKVYNAAAVCVCQQIIKAAMLAGSQQNITVCLILLPGCEKRLSPNNSPSL, via the exons ATGAGAAAATTTCTACCAACTATCGTAGAATCATCAAATGTGGATTTACAGACTCCAGTTGATAACAATGAGCAAATATCTCAAATGAATGAAGTCTGGCTTCCTTGTTCTGAATGTCAGGAACGAGTTAATCTGTGTTCACTTATAAACCACAAACAATGCCACAAAGCTAATAATGTACTGGGCTGTAAGCCAGAGGACGATCCGTCAAATCTTCATATCCTCACAGTCCAAAGGAAGAAAATGATATCTCGAATTGAAAGCTCTTCAGAATATAAACATAGAGAACACCAGAAGATTAATCAATCCTACGAAACCTTGAAAGGAAAACGGCTTTCTTTGGCACCATATACTAGCAGACTATATATGCCCTCTGAAGCTAGTTGCCATGTTTATGACATGGATGGAAACAGTAGCTTGGTAAAATCTATAGTCATCTGTTCTGATAAAAATACTTCTTGGCAAAGTTACATGGAAGACTCATTTACAGTTCTTGGTAACTATGGGCAAAGGCAAAACACATGTTTTGTTGGTATTTTTGATGGGTGTCACGGGAATGTGGCAGCATTCACAGCAGCCGCAGAGTTTCCTATTTTACTTCTAGATCAAATTTCAGCTGTGGATTCATCGTACAAATTAAATGAAGAAGAAAGTTTCTTTATCAGATCATTTGATACGGTTTTTAAGGAACATTACAAGGAAACAGAGCATATATTctccatagagaacaagagagGAGTCAAAGAAACAGATGTGGAAGGTATACACCGAGCCTATGCTAAAGCTTTTTGGCGCATGGACAGAATGTTACGGCTTGGAAGGAAGGAGAGCTCAAAGTCAAGGTGGAGTGGGTGCTCTGCTGTGACCTGTCTCATAGACGGAATTACAATAACAGACACCCAAAtgttaacagaaaaaaataaaaaaaggcttgGCATGCTCCACGTAGCAAATATTG GAAACATTaaggcagtcctatgtaaaaatgGGAAGACTTACTGTCTTACTAGAGATCACAGTACAGCTAATGGTCAAGAAAGAAAACTAGTCTTCGAATCTGGAGGATCTGTTAGTTCTAATGAAAACTGTGGATTAATTGAAGGATTCAGCAGAGTTACGAGGGGTCTTGGTTTCCATGGCGATCCCCAACTTAAGAATTCAGTCATCCCAGCACCTTATACCATATCTATTCCAATATATAACACCTGTCAATTCCTCATTCTGGCCTCCGGTGGTTTGTGGGAAGTCCTGAGCACCAAGGAAGTTGTAACAATGGCACAAGATCTGTTAACCACTTTCTTAACATGCCCACATGATGCAAATCCTGGCCATGTGAGAACCGAAGAGGACGTTCGATCAGATGACATAAAGGGGGGACAATATGATATTTCAAAATCATCTAAATATCTTTGTCAGAgtcatataaaaccagatattctTGGAAACAAATCGGATGAGACAAAGGCAGATAATACAGGCAAAGTGTATAATGCGGCAGCGGTGTGCGTTTGCCAGCAGATAATCAAGGCAGCGATGTTGGCAGGATCTCAACAAAATATTACAGTGTGCCTCATACTTCTACCCGGgtgtgagaaacgtctcagtccaAATAATTCGCCCAGTTTATAG